TGTAAAGGACCCCCCCAGGGGACGTCATCCCGAGCGAGGACGCGGCGGATCTCCCCGCGTCCGAGTCGAGGGACCTGCATCTGCTTGTCATTCCGAGCGAAGCGCGAGCGGCGGCGAGCGCGAGTCGAGGAACCCCTATCGCGAAACAACATTTCCCTGAGCCTCGGGTATGATGCAGCAGGCGATGGAGTTCGCCTTGAACCGTCCGGCCGTCCTGGCTGGGCTGATGACTCCTACCACCTCACCGTAGGAGTCCGCTCATGCTGCAAGCTATCGCTCTGGTCATGCTCGGAGGCGCGCTCGGCGCCGCCGCCCGCTACCTCGTCACCCACCTGTTCTCGGAGGTCAGCCGCCACCAGGGCTTCCCCTTCGGGACCCTGCTGGTCAATGTCTTCGGCTGCTTTGCCGTCGGCTACGTCCTTACCTGGTCCTCCGACCACGCGCACGACCGCTGGCGCCTGCTCGCCGCCACCGGCTTCTGCGGCGGCTTCACCACCTTCTCCGCCTTCGCCTACGAGTCCATGGCCTACTACCACGCCGGCCAGGTGCTGCTGCTCGGCCTCAACGTCGTCCTCAATAACGCCCTGTCACTCCTCGCCCTGGTCGCCGGCATCCGCTTCCACAACGGCGGCTAGACGTCTCCACTCGGCAATCGGCAATCGGCGATTGGCAATGCGATTTCGGCCAACCCTGTGCTCCTGCTGCATCTAACCTCCCATGAGGCTGACCGGCCAGCGCTTCGACGTGGCCATCATCGGAGGCGGCATCAACGGCGTGGCCATCGCGCGCGCCTGCGCCCGCTCCCGGATGCGCACCCTGCTGGTCGAGCAGAACGACTTCGCCAGCGGCGTGACCAGCCGCTCGACTCGCATCATCCACGGCGGCCTGCGCTACCTGCAGCACGGCGAGCTCGGCCTGGTCCGCGAGTCGCTGAAAGAACGCGGGCGCATGCTGCGCGAGTACCCGCACCTGGTCCGCCCGCTCAAGTTCGTGCTCGCCCTGCCGCGCAGCTCCGGACACAGCGCGCTCGCCATCCGCACCGGCCTCTGGCTCTACAAGAATCTTGGGCGCCCGCGCGTTTCCGAGTCCGAGAGCGGACTCGAGCAGCTGCTCGACCGCGAGGACCTCGCCACCTTCGATTACGACGACGCCCAGTGCGAGTTCCCCGAGCGCCTGGTCGCCGAGTGGCTGAGCGAAGCCGTCGCCGCCGGCGCCATCGTCCGCAACCACTGCCGCGCGCTCGACCTCACCATCCGCGACCGCCGCGTCAAAGGCCTCACCGTCCGCCACGACCTCACCGGTGAAGAGACCTACGTCGAGGCCGCGCACGTCATCAACGCCACCGGCCCGTGGGCCGACCGCTTCGCCGCCGCCGCCGGCGTGAACACCCGGCAGCCCATGCTCGGCGGCCTCCGCGGCTCCCACATCGTGCTACCGCGCTTCGCGGACGCCCCTCGCTCGGCGGTCTACACCGAGGCGCCCGACGGCCGCCCCATCTTCGTCATCCCGTGGAACGGGCAACTGCTTTGCGGCACGACCGAGGTGCCGGACTCCGGCGACCCCGAGCGCACGCAGCCGACCGCCCAGGAGATCTCGTACCTGCTCGATTCGGTGAACCGGCTCTTCCCCGCCGCGCAGGTCAGCGCCGCCGACATCCTTTATTCCTTCGCCGGCATTCGCCCGCTGCCGCACGCGCCCGGCTCGGAGCCTGCCGCGGTGACGCGCCGCCATCACATCCGCGACCACGCCGACGACGGCGCGCGCGGCCTGTACTCCATCATCGGCGGCAAGCTGACCACCGCCGCGTCGCTCGCGCGCGAGGTCGTCCGCAAGCTCGGCGCCGAGGTCATCGAGCCACCGCACGCGCTCATCGCGCCCGCGCCCGCCGACGGCATCGCCGCCACGCTGCGCCAGTGGGCGCGCCAGGTCTCCGCCGTCGCGCACATCCCGGAATCGACCGCCATCGGCATCGCGGAGTGGCACGGGCGCCGCGCCCTGTGCGTCGCGCGCCTCGCCGCCACCGACGGCTTCCTCCGCCAGCCGCTCTGCGAGCACTCCGGCCACATCGTCGCCGAAGCCGTGGAAGCCGCGCGCTACGAGTGCGCCGTCACCCTGGGCGACATCCTCCTCCGCCGCGTCCCCGTCGCGCTCAGCGGCTGCTGGTCGCCGGCGTGCACGCAGGCCGCCGCCCGCAACATCGGATTCGCTCTTGGCTGGGACCAGCGCCGCATCGCGCTCGAGAGCGAGCGCTTCGAGCAGGAGCGCGCCGCCTTCCTGGTGAAGCCTGCGGAGCTATCGCGCCCGCAGCGTGCGGCATAGCAGCTGCGTGTCGTCCGAGATGACCGCGTCCACGCCCAGCTCCCGCATGTGCAGCATCTCTTCCTTGCGGTTCACCGTCCACACGAACACCTGCTTGCCCGCGCCCTGCAGCTCCTGCACGAACGCGGCGTCCACCAGCCCGTAGTGCGGGATCACGCACTCCACCGGCAGCTCGCGCCACTTCGCCAGGCGCTTGCGGTCGTCGCAGATGTAGCCCAGCTTCATCCGCCCGTCGGTGCGATGCAGCGACTCCAGCACCTCCGGCAGGAACGACGACACCACGTAGCCCTTCTCGGGCGGCGACTCGCGCAGCGCCTCCGCCACCGCGTCGTCCAGCTCCGGCACCTTGAGCTCGATATCCAGGAACGCGCGCGCCGCGTAGCGGCGCACCACGTCCTCGACGCACGGCATCACGCCGCTCGTCAGGCTGCACAGGTTGAGGTAGGAATTCTCCGCCACCGGGACGCGCTGGACGTCGGCGTCGTGCACCACCACGCCGCGCTCATCGCTGGTGCGCCGCACGTCGAACTCGAAGCCGTCGCAGCCGTGCTCGAGCGCGGTCTCGAAGGCGGCGAAGGAGTTCTCGCGCGCGTACTTGCGCGCCCCGCGATGCCCCAGCAAGAGCATCGGCTAGTCGAGGTCGATGTCGCGGATGAACTTCTCGTCCGGCGTTTCCTTGGCGCGCTTCACCGCTTCCTGGAACTTCTTCTCCAGCAGCTGCGCCTTGTTCTTCTCGTTCTCCACCGACTGCCGGAACAAGCTTTCCTTGCGGCCCTCGTTCTCGCGCATCGCCTTCGCCGCCTCTTCCATGTCGCCGAACATGCGCTTGGTGGGCGGCGGCGTGTGCGCGATCACCGCCTCGGTGGCCGCGTCCACCTTCAGCACCGACGCGCAGCACGGACACGTGACCTCGAAGATGTCACTCGACTTCTTCGCCATGCTGGAATGATACGCCCGCTGAATCGCCCAATCCACCACGGTAGGCGCCGGCGACCCGCCGGCGCATCCGGCCCCTGTGGACCGTGGACGGTGGACTAGAGGGAGACGACCTGGTGCCCGCTGCACGCCGGCTGGATGGCGTCATACAGCGTGAGCAGCAACTGCGGCCCGTGTCGCGCCACCAGCGAGATCCCCGCGACCTGCCGCTCCTGCAGGTGCCCCTGCGGATAGAGCGCGTTCATCATCTGCTGCGCGTGCCGGCGCAGCTCCTCGGACCGCCGCAGCTCCGCGCGCGCCGCCTTCGCCCGCACGCGGTGGAACTGGTACAGCATCTTGGCCGCCGACTTCTCCGCCGCCTTCGCCACCGTCGGGTCGAGCTGCGCCAGCGGCTGCTGCATCTCCGCGATCGCGCTCTCCAGCTCCGCCTGCGCCGTGTTGAAGCGCGCCTCGACCTCCGCCGGCAGGTTCCGCGCCGCCAGGATCTCGCCGAACTTCTCCGCTCCCACGAACGTCTCCTGCGGCTTCACGCGATGCTTCTCCGCCAGCTTCGCCACCTTGGGCTCGACCACCGTCGCGGCAAAGCGCGCGAGCGCCGGCGTCACCCGCCCCAGCAGCTTCTCGTAGACCACCGCCGCCTGCGCGAAGTACGCCACCTCCGCCGGCCCGCCCACGTACGCCGCCGTCGGCAGCAGGTGGTCCTCGACCACCGGCCGCAGCAGGACGTTAGGACTGAATTGTTCAGGATTTCTCTCGACGCGCCCGCGGATCTCCGCTGCGCTCAACTTTTCATCGCCTAAGACGAACGCGCCGTTGGAGCGCCGCAGCGGAAGCCGCGCGCCGTTGGGCTTGCCGAACAGTAGCGTGTGCGACGCCACGTTCTTCACCTGCGCGTGATAGCCCGCCTTTTCCAGCTCGCGGTCGCGCGCGGCCAGCGCGTCATGCAACTCGCTACATCGGTCGAGCGCGGCCAGGTAGATGGGCGCGGCCAGCCGGTGCAGTTCGGGATCGCTGGCGTCGAGCAGGATCACGCCCGAGTGCGCGAACAACTTGGAATACAGCTTGGCGAAGGCCGAGCCCAGCGTCTCGCCCGGCCGGTAGGCTTCGCGCAGCGCCTCGCTCGCCTCCGAGCTTCCCAGGGCCTCGAGCGCCTGCGCGACGACCGGCGCGATCTCCTCGCCCAGCCTCACCGCGCTCATCGGCGCGTTGTCGTGCGCGCGCGTCGGCGTCTGTACCCGGACGAGCTGCATGTCCGCCGTCAGCAGCGTCGCGTGGTTCACCTCGGCGAGGTCGTGGTCCTCGGTCGCGAGCCAGAAGATGGGCGCCGCCGGCCGCCCCGCCTTCGATTCCTCCACCGCCAGCTTGATCGCCGTCAGCGCCTTGTAGAGCGCGAACAGCGGCCCGCCGAACAACCCGACCTGCTGCCCGGTCACGACCGCCGCCGCGCCCTCGCGCAGCCTGGCGATGTTCTCGAGCGTCGCTGCGCTCGCTCCCCACGCCCGGTTCTGTTTTTCCAGGATGTCCGCGACCGCGCGCCGCCGCTCCGCGGGAAAATCCTTGGGCGCTCGCGGCCCGAACCCTGCCGGATAGAACGCGCGCACCGTCTCCGCCTTCGCCACGTAGTCGGCGAACAGCTTCGTCGTGTGCGGCACCGCGCTGAACGGCAGACACTCAGGCTTCAAGCTCAGGACGACCTCGGCGGGCGATTCTAGCAGCACGCTGGTTGGATGTTCTCCGCTCCCTCGCGATGCAGCTTTTCGGCCCGCCTTATCCGCCTTATCCTCCTTATAGGAGCGCGCTGGCCTCCAGGCCGGCAGGGGCGAGGGCATCCTGCCCTCGCCGCTCGCGCCACGGTAATGCTTGTGGGTAGGCGCCGGCGACTCGCCGGCGCTGAATCCTCCCGCTTCGCGTATCATCTAATGTTGTAACCGCGGCTTCGGCTGCGGTGGTTCTTTGAGTGCTTCAGGCTAGGCGCGCATCGCGCCGCACGTTGGGGGCGTCACGGCTTCGACGGAAATGTCTGCGGCTAAGAGGCATGCCGGGGTGTCACACCCGTAATCGTGGCAAAACAAACAACTGCCAACACCAATCAGCTGGCATACGCTGCTTAATTAGTTAAGTAGCCGTCCTCCGTGGCTTCGTCCGCGGGCTGCGGAAGGACGTCATTCAGCGGACTGGCTCCGCGCGCTACGCCTGGGCGCGCAGGGCGAGACTTTCAGGCTGGTTCGTCGCGTTTCTTGTCCGTTCTGAGCGCGCCGAACGAGAGTGGCGCGCAAGCGCCGCGGGAACGGAATACGCATGTAGTTCTCTTGGCTGACTTCGTTTTCGGACGTGGGTTCAACTCCCACCGCCTCCACCAAGATCTTTTGGCCGCAGAAGAACGCTGACGAACGCAGACGTACAAATCTGCGTACTCTGCGTTCATCTGCGGCTGAATTGTTTGGGGGTTACGACTCGATCCCGTACATCGGCAGCCTGATCTCCACCTTCAATCCCGTCTGCTCGCGGTTCGCCGCGCGGATACTCCCGCGGTGCGCGACCACCGCGCGCTCGGCGATGGCCAAGCCCAGCCCGACGCCGGTCGGCGTCTGCCGCGAGTGGTCCCCGCGGTAGAACGGCTGGAACATCCGGCCAAGGTCTTCCGGCTTCACGCCCGGCCCGCGGTCGGCCACCTCGATGGCCACGCTCGAGCTCCCCGCCTTGCGCTGCACCAGCTCGATCTGGCTCGCCGCCGGGCTGTGCTGGATGGCATTGCGCACCACGTTCTCCAGCGCCGAGCGCAGCACGTCGGCGTCGCCTTCCACCAGCGCGCTCACCTCGTTCTTCAGCACGACGGCGCACTGCTTCGCGGTGGCCTCGATCTCGGCGTCCTTCGCCACCTGGTCAAGCATCTCGGTCACGCTCAGCACCTCGTAGCGGTCGCGGAAGACTCCGGCCTCGAGCTTCGCCAGCCTCAGGATCTGCTGCACCAGCTCGTTGAGCCGCTCGGTCTCGATCTCGATGCGCTCCAGCGCGGTCGCCGCCGCCGGGCCGGAGCGCTGCTTCGCCAGCTCGAGCGCCAGCGTGAGCCGCGACAACGGCGAGCGCAGCTCGTGTGAGACGTCGGCGAACATGCGCTGCTGGCTGGCCAGGGTCTGCTGCAGCCGCTCCGCCATCAGGTTGAAGTCACGCGTGAGCTGCCCGAGCTCGTCGCGCCCTTCGTACTTCCCGTCGACGCGCGCATCCAGCTCGCCCTCGGAGATGCGCTGCGCCGAGCGCCGCAGCGCCGAGACCGGGCGCGCGATCCAGCGCGCCAGCACGAAGCACACGATGCTCGACAGCAGCACGCCCAGCGGGATCTGCGCCGCCGGGTCGCGGAAGAACGGCAGCGGCGGCGGCTTGCGCATCCGCAGCCGCGCCAGCGCCATGTAGCGCTTCCCTTCGTGCTCGAACGGCAGCCGCACCAGCAGCTCTTCGCCCCTCGCCGTCACGTCGTCGGCCATGGTGAGCGCCGGCTGGATGGCTTTCGGCAGCTCCCCGCCCTGGATGGGCCGGTTGTTGTCGTCCAGGATCCACAGTTCGCCGTTGATCCGCGTGTTGATGCGGCTGAGCGCGTGCTCCAACCCCGGCGCGCCGTCGCGCTCGTACTCCGCCACCGCGAAATCGGTGCTGTTGCCGACCAGCGCGATCTGCTGCTGCCGGAAGTAGTCGTAGCGGTCGCTGCGCCGGTTCCAGTTCGTCACCAGCACCACGATGACCAGCGTCGTCACCAGCAGCCAGAACGACAGGAAGATCTTCCAGAAGAGCCGCACGCGCTTACCTGCCTTCGCTCGCGAGCACGAAAAGATAGCCCGCGTTGCGCACCGTCTTGATGAGCTGCTTGCCCGGGTGCTCGCCCAGCTTCCGCCGGATCTTCGAGATGTGCATGTCGATGGAGCGGTCGAAGGGCGACAGCGTCTTGCCCATCACCGCTTCGGCGAGCTGGTCGCGGCTCACCACCCGCCCGGCGTTCTCCAGCAGGAACCGCAGGATGTCGAACTCCAGCGACGTCAGGTTCAGCGTTCGCTTCCCGCGGCGCACCGAGCGCGTCCCGCGGTCGAGTTCCACGTCGCCCACCTGGAGGTGCCCCATCTGCCGCTCGGGCTTCTCTTCTTTCTCGTGCGTCCGCCGCAGGATGGCGCGGATGCGCGCCACCAGCTCGCGCGGATGAAACGGCTTCGCGAGATAGTCGTCGGCGCCCAGCTCCAGCCCGACGATGCGGTCCACCTCGTCGCCGCGCGCCGTCAACAGCAGCACCGGGATGTGCGACCCGTTGGCGCGGATCTTGCGCAGCACGTCGAAGCCGTTGATGCCCGGCAGCATCACGTCGAGGATGAGCAGCGCGTGGATGCCGCTCTTCAGCCTTGCCAGCCCCTGCTCCGGGTCGTGCACCGTGTCGAGCTCGAAGCCCTCCGGCCCGAGGAACTCGCGCACCAGCGCGCACAGCTCCACGTCGTCGTCGATGATGAGCAGCCGCTCCACGTCTCGAATCTACCTCCCGCCCGCGCCGCCCCCGTGTAAAGAAACGTAAAGGGCGCGTCAACAAACTCTACGAATCGCTACCAAACTCTAAATCTAACCGGCTGGTTAGATGTTCTCATGTGCCGCATGGGAGCAACGAGAATTCACTCGACCGCAGACCCCGCCGCCGGCGCGTTGACGCCGGAGGAATTGACGCAGGCCTTCCTGCACTGCCGCTACCAGCTCCAGGTCATCATCTACCGCACCACCGGCTCCTGGGACGAGGCCCAGGCCCTCACGCAGGAAGTCTTCCTGCGGGCCTTCCGCGCGCGCCACGGCTTCACGCGCCAGGCCAGCGTCACCACCTGGCTCACGCGCATCGCCATCAACATCGGGTTGGAATCGCGCCGCCGCATGCGCCCCAACCTCTATAGCGCCGAGCAGCCCGGCATCGCCGACGAGGTCGGCTCGGTCCCCTTCGACGGCCCCTCGCCCGAGGACTTCCTGCTCGAGCACGCGCAGTCGGAGTTCGTCCAGGACCTGCTCGCGACCCTCTCGCCCCAGCTCCGCCAGGCCGTCGTCTATCGCTACCTGCGCGGCATGTCGCTGGCCGAGAT
The Terriglobales bacterium DNA segment above includes these coding regions:
- a CDS encoding ATP-binding protein → MRLFWKIFLSFWLLVTTLVIVVLVTNWNRRSDRYDYFRQQQIALVGNSTDFAVAEYERDGAPGLEHALSRINTRINGELWILDDNNRPIQGGELPKAIQPALTMADDVTARGEELLVRLPFEHEGKRYMALARLRMRKPPPLPFFRDPAAQIPLGVLLSSIVCFVLARWIARPVSALRRSAQRISEGELDARVDGKYEGRDELGQLTRDFNLMAERLQQTLASQQRMFADVSHELRSPLSRLTLALELAKQRSGPAAATALERIEIETERLNELVQQILRLAKLEAGVFRDRYEVLSVTEMLDQVAKDAEIEATAKQCAVVLKNEVSALVEGDADVLRSALENVVRNAIQHSPAASQIELVQRKAGSSSVAIEVADRGPGVKPEDLGRMFQPFYRGDHSRQTPTGVGLGLAIAERAVVAHRGSIRAANREQTGLKVEIRLPMYGIES
- a CDS encoding response regulator transcription factor — encoded protein: MERLLIIDDDVELCALVREFLGPEGFELDTVHDPEQGLARLKSGIHALLILDVMLPGINGFDVLRKIRANGSHIPVLLLTARGDEVDRIVGLELGADDYLAKPFHPRELVARIRAILRRTHEKEEKPERQMGHLQVGDVELDRGTRSVRRGKRTLNLTSLEFDILRFLLENAGRVVSRDQLAEAVMGKTLSPFDRSIDMHISKIRRKLGEHPGKQLIKTVRNAGYLFVLASEGR
- a CDS encoding glycerol-3-phosphate dehydrogenase/oxidase; its protein translation is MRLTGQRFDVAIIGGGINGVAIARACARSRMRTLLVEQNDFASGVTSRSTRIIHGGLRYLQHGELGLVRESLKERGRMLREYPHLVRPLKFVLALPRSSGHSALAIRTGLWLYKNLGRPRVSESESGLEQLLDREDLATFDYDDAQCEFPERLVAEWLSEAVAAGAIVRNHCRALDLTIRDRRVKGLTVRHDLTGEETYVEAAHVINATGPWADRFAAAAGVNTRQPMLGGLRGSHIVLPRFADAPRSAVYTEAPDGRPIFVIPWNGQLLCGTTEVPDSGDPERTQPTAQEISYLLDSVNRLFPAAQVSAADILYSFAGIRPLPHAPGSEPAAVTRRHHIRDHADDGARGLYSIIGGKLTTAASLAREVVRKLGAEVIEPPHALIAPAPADGIAATLRQWARQVSAVAHIPESTAIGIAEWHGRRALCVARLAATDGFLRQPLCEHSGHIVAEAVEAARYECAVTLGDILLRRVPVALSGCWSPACTQAAARNIGFALGWDQRRIALESERFEQERAAFLVKPAELSRPQRAA
- the crcB gene encoding fluoride efflux transporter CrcB gives rise to the protein MLQAIALVMLGGALGAAARYLVTHLFSEVSRHQGFPFGTLLVNVFGCFAVGYVLTWSSDHAHDRWRLLAATGFCGGFTTFSAFAYESMAYYHAGQVLLLGLNVVLNNALSLLALVAGIRFHNGG
- a CDS encoding sigma-70 family RNA polymerase sigma factor, with the protein product MGATRIHSTADPAAGALTPEELTQAFLHCRYQLQVIIYRTTGSWDEAQALTQEVFLRAFRARHGFTRQASVTTWLTRIAINIGLESRRRMRPNLYSAEQPGIADEVGSVPFDGPSPEDFLLEHAQSEFVQDLLATLSPQLRQAVVYRYLRGMSLAEIVDRTGVKATTMKARLNRALRHLRKHIRRSSFPIVAANLPNLVAEA
- the bshC gene encoding bacillithiol biosynthesis cysteine-adding enzyme BshC; this encodes MLLESPAEVVLSLKPECLPFSAVPHTTKLFADYVAKAETVRAFYPAGFGPRAPKDFPAERRRAVADILEKQNRAWGASAATLENIARLREGAAAVVTGQQVGLFGGPLFALYKALTAIKLAVEESKAGRPAAPIFWLATEDHDLAEVNHATLLTADMQLVRVQTPTRAHDNAPMSAVRLGEEIAPVVAQALEALGSSEASEALREAYRPGETLGSAFAKLYSKLFAHSGVILLDASDPELHRLAAPIYLAALDRCSELHDALAARDRELEKAGYHAQVKNVASHTLLFGKPNGARLPLRRSNGAFVLGDEKLSAAEIRGRVERNPEQFSPNVLLRPVVEDHLLPTAAYVGGPAEVAYFAQAAVVYEKLLGRVTPALARFAATVVEPKVAKLAEKHRVKPQETFVGAEKFGEILAARNLPAEVEARFNTAQAELESAIAEMQQPLAQLDPTVAKAAEKSAAKMLYQFHRVRAKAARAELRRSEELRRHAQQMMNALYPQGHLQERQVAGISLVARHGPQLLLTLYDAIQPACSGHQVVSL
- a CDS encoding glycerophosphodiester phosphodiesterase, whose product is MLLLGHRGARKYARENSFAAFETALEHGCDGFEFDVRRTSDERGVVVHDADVQRVPVAENSYLNLCSLTSGVMPCVEDVVRRYAARAFLDIELKVPELDDAVAEALRESPPEKGYVVSSFLPEVLESLHRTDGRMKLGYICDDRKRLAKWRELPVECVIPHYGLVDAAFVQELQGAGKQVFVWTVNRKEEMLHMRELGVDAVISDDTQLLCRTLRAR